The Azotosporobacter soli genome contains a region encoding:
- a CDS encoding zinc ribbon domain-containing protein: MPLYEYSCEQCGAVVELLQKMGTTEAGVPCPSCQGERLKKKLSVSAPARQAEGGAPCGSASSAPHGCSGCCGSCQ; encoded by the coding sequence ATGCCATTATATGAATATTCCTGTGAGCAATGCGGCGCAGTCGTCGAACTGCTGCAGAAAATGGGCACGACAGAAGCCGGAGTTCCCTGTCCGTCTTGTCAGGGGGAACGTCTGAAGAAAAAACTGTCGGTAAGCGCACCGGCGAGGCAGGCCGAGGGCGGCGCGCCGTGCGGCAGCGCAAGCTCTGCGCCGCATGGTTGCAGCGGTTGTTGCGGTAGTTGCCAGTAA
- the hydG gene encoding [FeFe] hydrogenase H-cluster radical SAM maturase HydG, with product MMGFSLQKKHGEQWKAADFINNEAIETLLQAGKNATPQDVKAILAKAEAAKGLTPEEASILLHLEDETLLAELYAVAGRVKERIYGKRVVLFAPLYISDHCINDCTYCGYRKDHKFNRRKLSQDEVAEEVKILESMGHKRLAVEAGEHPQECPIDYVLESLQTIYAQKFENGSIRRANINIAADRIENYAKLKEAGIGTYILFQETYHRPTYEKLHPGGPKADYDWHTTAHHRAMKAGIDDVGFGVLFGLYDYKFEVIAMLLHALDLEKTMGVGPHTVSVPRMRPAAGVNYETFPYLVNDNEFAKIVAILRLAVPYAGIILSTRENAASRDKLLAYGVSQVSAGSCTGVGGYQQERDGKGGETPQFYVDDHRSTDDMLTALCESGWLPSFCTACYRQGRTGDRFMELAKSGEIQNVCQPNAILTFKEFLIDYATPELKELGERVIQKHLADIKRPETRKATLEKLAELEAGKRDIFF from the coding sequence ATGATGGGATTTTCATTGCAGAAAAAACATGGCGAACAGTGGAAGGCCGCTGACTTTATCAACAACGAAGCCATCGAAACGCTGCTGCAGGCGGGGAAGAATGCAACGCCGCAGGACGTGAAAGCGATTTTAGCCAAGGCTGAGGCTGCCAAAGGCCTGACGCCGGAGGAAGCGTCGATCTTGCTTCACCTTGAGGATGAAACATTGCTGGCAGAATTGTATGCTGTAGCCGGACGGGTCAAGGAGCGCATTTACGGCAAACGCGTCGTCTTGTTTGCGCCTCTCTACATCAGTGACCACTGCATCAATGACTGTACCTATTGCGGCTATCGCAAGGATCATAAATTTAACCGGCGCAAATTGAGCCAGGACGAAGTGGCCGAAGAAGTCAAGATTCTCGAATCGATGGGGCATAAACGCCTTGCCGTCGAGGCCGGTGAACATCCGCAGGAATGTCCGATCGATTATGTACTGGAATCGTTGCAGACGATTTATGCACAAAAATTTGAAAACGGCAGTATCCGCCGTGCCAATATCAATATTGCCGCCGACCGGATTGAAAACTACGCCAAATTGAAAGAAGCAGGGATCGGCACTTACATCCTCTTTCAGGAAACCTATCATCGTCCGACCTATGAGAAACTGCATCCGGGCGGACCTAAGGCGGATTATGATTGGCACACCACGGCGCATCACCGCGCGATGAAGGCCGGAATCGACGATGTCGGCTTTGGCGTATTGTTTGGCCTTTATGACTACAAATTTGAAGTGATCGCGATGCTCTTGCATGCACTCGACCTGGAGAAAACGATGGGCGTCGGGCCGCACACGGTTTCCGTGCCGCGCATGCGCCCCGCGGCTGGCGTGAATTATGAAACCTTTCCCTACCTGGTCAACGACAACGAATTCGCCAAGATCGTCGCGATTTTGCGCTTGGCTGTTCCATATGCGGGCATCATCTTATCGACGCGTGAAAATGCCGCATCGAGGGACAAGTTGTTGGCATACGGCGTTTCACAGGTTTCGGCCGGCTCCTGTACCGGCGTTGGCGGCTATCAGCAGGAACGCGACGGCAAGGGCGGCGAGACCCCGCAATTCTATGTCGATGACCATCGCTCGACCGATGATATGCTGACGGCACTGTGTGAATCCGGTTGGTTGCCCAGTTTTTGCACGGCCTGTTATCGTCAGGGCCGGACCGGCGACCGTTTCATGGAACTGGCAAAAAGCGGCGAGATACAGAATGTTTGCCAGCCCAATGCCATTTTGACCTTCAAGGAATTTCTCATCGACTATGCGACGCCGGAGTTGAAAGAACTCGGCGAACGCGTAATTCAGAAGCATCTGGCCGATATCAAGCGACCGGAGACACGCAAGGCGACGCTGGAAAAACTGGCGGAACTGGAAGCGGGGAAAAGGGATATCTTTTTTTAA
- the hydE gene encoding [FeFe] hydrogenase H-cluster radical SAM maturase HydE, with product MREEFAVALAELKKRRQPSIAQLELLLSASSGAEEEMLFTAADVVRHQELGDAVHLRGLIEFSNYCSWDCHYCGLRRSNQTVNRYRLSEQQLEAAAFFAAQHGYRTLVLQAGEDGFYSGDQLADMVRRVKRIADVAVTLSVGLRSRADFEKMRRAGADRYLMKQEISEPDVFAKLRPGTELKERVACLKWLKQEGWQVGSGFMIGLPGQTRRTLAQDLLLLQEIGVEMAGIGPFLPHPETPLREAAPGSLDDSLRALATARLLLPTVHMPATSAIGTLDPQGQRRALACGANVVMPNLSPTVIRKAYQLYPGKVGTTEDAMASHERVVAMLKEINRPVALDRGDGIRR from the coding sequence ATGCGGGAAGAATTTGCTGTTGCGCTTGCCGAGTTGAAGAAACGGCGTCAACCGTCGATCGCGCAGCTGGAACTGCTGCTTTCCGCTTCTTCTGGAGCGGAAGAAGAGATGCTGTTTACCGCCGCCGATGTGGTACGGCATCAGGAACTTGGCGATGCGGTTCACTTGCGCGGTCTGATCGAGTTTTCCAATTACTGCAGCTGGGATTGCCATTATTGCGGTCTGCGGCGCAGCAATCAAACAGTGAATCGCTATCGCCTGAGCGAGCAGCAACTGGAAGCGGCGGCGTTCTTTGCCGCGCAACATGGCTATCGTACTTTGGTGCTGCAAGCGGGCGAGGATGGTTTCTATAGCGGTGATCAATTGGCCGATATGGTGCGTCGTGTGAAGCGGATCGCCGATGTTGCCGTCACTCTCAGCGTCGGACTGCGCAGCCGCGCCGACTTTGAGAAAATGCGCCGTGCCGGTGCGGATCGCTATTTGATGAAACAGGAGATTTCTGAACCCGATGTTTTTGCTAAATTACGGCCGGGAACAGAACTGAAAGAACGGGTTGCCTGTCTGAAATGGCTGAAACAAGAAGGCTGGCAGGTTGGTTCAGGTTTCATGATTGGCCTGCCTGGACAGACACGAAGGACGCTGGCGCAGGATTTATTGCTGCTGCAGGAAATCGGCGTCGAAATGGCTGGAATCGGTCCCTTTTTGCCGCATCCGGAAACACCGCTGCGCGAAGCGGCGCCCGGAAGTCTCGACGACAGTCTGCGTGCGTTGGCGACGGCCCGCCTGCTGCTGCCGACGGTTCATATGCCGGCCACCAGTGCGATCGGGACGCTTGATCCGCAGGGGCAACGGCGGGCGCTGGCCTGCGGCGCCAATGTGGTGATGCCGAACCTTTCACCGACGGTCATTCGCAAAGCGTATCAACTTTATCCGGGCAAAGTGGGGACGACCGAGGATGCTATGGCATCCCATGAACGGGTCGTTGCGATGTTGAAGGAGATCAATAGGCCGGTCGCGCTCGATCGCGGCGACGGCATACGGAGATAA